One Gossypium hirsutum isolate 1008001.06 chromosome A11, Gossypium_hirsutum_v2.1, whole genome shotgun sequence genomic window carries:
- the LOC107898207 gene encoding uncharacterized acetyltransferase At3g50280 gives MADVRVISNSTVKTANHRASGGRIELNPWDLRALPLGYTQMGLLFSKPKEPMRENETGNTLIHHLKTSLSHTLDHFPLLAGRLATTQHEDDTVSFFVDCNNSGALFGHAAADGVTISDVITPVYVPPIVHSFFALNGLRGYEGIANPLLGIQITDLADGIFIGCTINHVVADGTSLWHFFNTWSEISKGSIQLSKPPVFQRWFPDGMDIPIRIPQSCVNFKQSNEDFIPPPVQDRVFHFSKETVAKLKAKANAQIGTDKISSLQALLSHIWRCVIRNRRVDPNQETSYRLVVGGRQRLQELPDNFFGNSLMPVIVTMKAKELMEQGIGNPAWQMNRKIAAMTEETFKNTLESWPASPSFTILNNRNTLFTAGSPRFIMYGNDFGWGKPIAIRGGSSSKFDGMLRLLSGAKEGSIDLEACLSPQTLEAMANDQEFMDTITV, from the coding sequence ATGGCCGACGTGCGAGTCATATCCAATAGTACAGTCAAGACAGCAAATCACAGGGCATCAGGTGGGAGGATAGAGCTAAATCCATGGGATCTTCGGGCCCTTCCATTAGGATATACCCAGATGGGACTTCTTTTTTCCAAGCCTAAAGAGCCTATGCGAGAGAACGAAACTGGAAACACCCTAATCCACCACTTGAAAACCTCTCTCTCGCACACCCTAGACCATTTTCCACTACTGGCTGGTCGCCTAGCAACAACCCAACACGAAGATGACACCGTTTCCTTTTTTGTCGACTGCAACAATAGTGGTGCTTTGTTTGGACATGCAGCTGCCGATGGAGTAACCATTTCTGACGTCATTACACCCGTTTACGTTCCGCCTATTGTTCACTCCTTTTTTGCACTGAATGGGCTCCGAGGCTATGAGGGTATAGCAAACCCATTACTTGGAATACAAATAACCGATCTTGCAGATGGTATATTTATTGGTTGCACCATTAATCATGTTGTGGCGGATGGCACATCATTGTGGCATTTCTTTAACACATGGTCGGAAATTTCTAAGGGTTCGATTCAGTTATCCAAGCCCCCTGTTTTTCAACGTTGGTTTCCTGATGGTATGGATATCCCCATTCGTATTCCTCAATCCTGTGTCAATTTCAAACAAAGCAATGAAGACTTCATTCCACCACCTGTACAAGACAGGGTTTTCCATTTCTCAAAGGAAACCGTTGCAAAACTAAAAGCAAAAGCTAACGCTCAGATTGGCACCGACAAAATTTCCTCCCTTCAAGCTCTGTTGTCTCATATTTGGAGATGTGTTATCCGCAACAGAAGAGTTGACCCTAATCAAGAGACCAGTTACCGCCTTGTAGTTGGTGGTAGACAAAGATTGCAGGAGCTGCCTGATAACTTTTTTGGGAATTCACTGATGCCTGTGATTGTAACTATGAAAGCAAAGGAGCTCATGGAACAAGGAATTGGCAACCCGGCGTGGCAAATGAATAGGAAGATTGCTGCAATGACTgaagaaactttcaaaaatactttagaGTCTTGGCCAGCAAGCCCTAGTTTTACAATTTTGAACAATAGAAACACTTTGTTCACAGCTGGTTCTCCTCGATTCATTATGTATGGAAATGATTTTGGATGGGGAAAGCCAATCGCAATAAGAGGTGGGTCATCAAGCAAGTTTGATGGGATGCTTAGATTACTTAGCGGAGCAAAGGAAGGTAGTATTGACCTTGAAGCATGCCTTTCTCCACAAACATTGGAGGCTATGGCAAATGATCAAGAATTCATGGATACCATAACCGTTTAA